In Flavobacterium gelatinilyticum, a genomic segment contains:
- a CDS encoding DUF1398 domain-containing protein codes for MFTIEQIKEAHAKVKSGADFPNYIQDLIILGVKGYDTFVNDGHVEYYGVNGYSVISDEKYQPISIAATPNKELFIEFLVKHQQGETDYLTFCNHAGQCGIAKWRVDIIEMTCTYFDNAENEILIEKIPS; via the coding sequence ATGTTTACAATAGAACAAATCAAAGAAGCCCATGCCAAAGTAAAAAGCGGTGCTGATTTTCCAAATTATATACAGGATTTAATCATTCTGGGCGTAAAAGGTTACGACACTTTCGTAAATGACGGACACGTAGAATACTATGGAGTAAATGGCTACTCTGTAATATCTGATGAAAAGTACCAGCCAATTTCTATTGCAGCAACTCCAAACAAAGAACTTTTTATTGAGTTTTTAGTAAAACATCAGCAGGGAGAAACAGATTACCTTACCTTTTGCAATCACGCCGGACAATGCGGTATTGCAAAATGGAGAGTTGATATTATCGAAATGACATGCACTTATTTTGATAATGCCGAAAACGAGATTCTGATCGAAAAAATCCCGAGTTAA
- a CDS encoding DUF6252 family protein, translating into MKKIVSLGFIALTILFSACSSDDNDDKGIENNNSVTAVVNGAEWKPTKINSVTLIKIPGMGQRFDINIQDDSQMFMLACENETTTANAMPLKDYNFYDDNENTDEDESLASNALFINSYLIDGNTYTEHQPVSGKITITAMDPDKKTVSGTFSFKTVKVGVLQSKVVTPEVIEVKNGVFTNLSYTVYAQ; encoded by the coding sequence ATGAAAAAGATCGTAAGTCTTGGATTTATCGCTTTAACCATTTTATTCAGCGCCTGCAGCAGTGATGATAATGATGATAAAGGCATTGAAAACAACAATTCTGTAACGGCCGTTGTAAATGGTGCGGAATGGAAACCAACAAAAATAAACAGCGTTACTTTGATTAAAATTCCTGGAATGGGACAACGTTTTGATATCAATATTCAGGATGATTCTCAAATGTTTATGCTGGCATGTGAAAATGAAACTACAACTGCTAATGCAATGCCGTTAAAAGATTACAATTTCTATGATGATAATGAAAATACCGATGAAGATGAATCACTTGCAAGCAATGCCTTATTTATAAACAGCTATTTAATTGATGGAAATACCTATACAGAACATCAGCCAGTGTCTGGAAAAATAACTATTACAGCTATGGATCCTGATAAAAAAACAGTTTCAGGTACTTTTAGTTTTAAAACTGTAAAAGTAGGAGTGCTGCAAAGTAAAGTCGTAACACCAGAAGTAATTGAGGTTAAAAACGGCGTGTTTACGAATTTATCTTATACTGTTTATGCACAGTAA
- a CDS encoding DUF1203 domain-containing protein: MEANFKIKPINHNEFSGFFELTNLELEKIGGIKMTADKFPGFPCRISLEDAEIGEEVILIPYNHHKTNSPYQASGPIFIRNRAITPTFEINQIPHMLKHRLLSLRGYANNGIMKEATIIEGNIIKEQIIKIFENEKIAYIHIHNAKPGCYNCLVERA; the protein is encoded by the coding sequence ATGGAAGCGAATTTTAAAATTAAACCTATTAATCATAACGAATTTTCAGGCTTTTTCGAATTAACGAATCTAGAATTAGAAAAGATTGGTGGAATTAAAATGACAGCTGATAAATTTCCTGGTTTTCCTTGCAGGATAAGTTTAGAAGATGCCGAAATTGGAGAAGAAGTCATTTTAATTCCATACAATCATCATAAAACAAACTCACCTTATCAGGCAAGCGGGCCAATTTTTATACGCAATAGAGCAATTACACCAACATTCGAAATCAATCAAATTCCACACATGCTGAAACATAGATTACTTTCACTTCGCGGTTATGCTAACAATGGCATAATGAAGGAAGCTACCATAATAGAAGGAAATATTATTAAAGAACAAATTATTAAAATCTTTGAAAACGAAAAAATAGCATACATCCATATTCACAATGCAAAACCGGGCTGCTACAATTGTTTAGTTGAAAGAGCTTAA
- the corA gene encoding magnesium/cobalt transporter CorA, with the protein MRKIKYKKGRKLQHVTLEYTGSHKEHETEMQLFVYNDPDVVEYEKFSVTALNSCFDYTKNNWLNIHGLNDINLIKTIGAHFKLDDFLLADILNTTKRTKLEEQQDVLFFNIKSLLPSEYSDSISAEQLSFILKDGILISFQEKRSDFFAHIRERLRTHAGIVRTKKVDYLLYLLLDAVMENFYITLEDEEDKIEELINLTKKEAKPVILEKIENHRDNLSFLKRSIIPLRDSLYYLKTKKDDDDDNGLIQKETFNFFIRLHQKSLELLEQIESDMSALESASNFYFSEQSRKMNEIMKTLTIISAIFIPLTFIVGVYGMNFENMPELKTENGYFIVLGSMFLLVIALIIYFKKRRWF; encoded by the coding sequence ATGAGAAAGATCAAATACAAGAAAGGACGCAAGCTTCAACACGTCACTTTAGAGTACACAGGATCACATAAAGAGCATGAAACAGAGATGCAGCTTTTCGTATATAATGACCCTGATGTTGTTGAATATGAAAAGTTTTCGGTTACAGCTTTAAACTCTTGTTTTGACTACACAAAGAACAACTGGCTCAATATCCACGGGCTAAATGATATTAATCTCATTAAGACAATCGGAGCACATTTTAAACTGGATGACTTTCTGCTTGCCGATATTTTAAACACCACCAAGAGAACAAAATTAGAAGAACAGCAGGATGTTTTGTTCTTTAATATAAAATCGCTTCTTCCTTCTGAATACTCAGACAGCATTAGTGCAGAACAATTAAGTTTTATTTTAAAGGATGGAATTTTAATTTCATTTCAGGAAAAACGAAGCGATTTCTTTGCCCATATCCGCGAACGCCTGCGTACTCATGCCGGTATTGTACGGACAAAAAAAGTAGATTATCTTTTGTATCTGCTTCTTGATGCCGTGATGGAAAACTTCTATATCACCCTTGAAGATGAAGAGGATAAAATTGAAGAATTAATCAATTTGACCAAGAAAGAAGCAAAGCCGGTTATCCTCGAAAAAATTGAAAACCATCGGGACAATTTAAGCTTTTTAAAACGATCAATTATACCCTTACGGGATTCATTGTATTATTTGAAAACAAAGAAAGATGATGATGACGATAATGGCTTAATCCAGAAAGAAACATTTAATTTCTTTATCAGACTGCATCAAAAAAGTCTGGAGCTTTTAGAGCAGATAGAATCAGATATGAGTGCTTTAGAAAGTGCTTCTAATTTTTATTTTTCGGAACAAAGCCGGAAAATGAACGAAATCATGAAAACGCTGACCATTATATCAGCCATATTTATTCCGCTTACTTTTATCGTGGGAGTTTACGGAATGAATTTTGAAAACATGCCGGAACTTAAAACAGAAAATGGGTATTTTATTGTTCTCGGAAGCATGTTTCTGCTAGTAATAGCCCTAATCATTTATTTCAAGAAACGGCGTTGGTTTTAA
- a CDS encoding alpha/beta fold hydrolase — MKTIKLLIFLLPVFCFSQEKIKQLDINLTNYEYPFPVKFLELSSQRQYLKMVYMDIIPENYNKKNIVLLHGKNFNGAYWESTIQALTKEGFRVIVPDQIGFGKSTKPDNFQYTFQQLAENTKKLLDHLDIQKTTVLGHSMGGMLAARFSLMYPETAEKLVLENPIGLEDWKLIVPYKPVDWWYESELKQNYEGIKKYQMANYYDGKWNADYQKWAELGAGWTTAPDYDRVAWNSALLYDMIFTQPVLYEFKNIKSPVLLIIGTRDKTALGKPLVLAEVQKTMGNYAELGKKTQKAIPNSKLVEIANTGHLPHIESFDQFIKPLIVFLK, encoded by the coding sequence ATGAAAACCATAAAACTCCTCATATTTTTGCTGCCTGTTTTCTGTTTTTCGCAGGAAAAAATAAAACAGCTGGATATTAATTTAACCAATTACGAATATCCGTTTCCGGTAAAATTTCTGGAATTAAGCAGTCAGCGGCAGTATTTAAAAATGGTCTACATGGACATTATTCCTGAAAATTACAATAAGAAAAACATTGTGTTACTTCACGGAAAAAACTTCAACGGCGCTTATTGGGAAAGTACAATTCAAGCTTTAACCAAAGAAGGCTTCCGCGTTATTGTTCCGGATCAGATTGGTTTTGGAAAATCAACCAAACCTGATAATTTTCAATACACATTTCAGCAGCTGGCCGAAAACACCAAAAAACTTCTCGATCATTTAGACATTCAAAAAACAACTGTTTTAGGACATTCTATGGGCGGTATGCTAGCCGCAAGATTTTCTTTAATGTATCCTGAAACGGCAGAAAAACTAGTTTTGGAAAACCCGATTGGTTTAGAAGACTGGAAACTTATTGTGCCTTATAAACCGGTTGACTGGTGGTACGAATCAGAATTAAAACAAAATTACGAAGGCATCAAAAAATACCAGATGGCGAATTACTACGATGGAAAATGGAATGCCGATTATCAAAAATGGGCCGAACTTGGCGCAGGCTGGACAACCGCTCCGGATTACGACCGAGTGGCATGGAATTCGGCTCTTTTGTACGATATGATTTTTACACAGCCAGTTTTATACGAATTTAAAAACATCAAAAGTCCGGTTTTATTAATTATCGGAACAAGAGATAAAACAGCTTTAGGAAAACCATTGGTTTTGGCAGAAGTTCAAAAAACAATGGGAAATTACGCCGAATTAGGCAAAAAGACCCAAAAAGCAATACCAAATTCAAAATTAGTCGAAATTGCCAATACCGGACATTTACCCCATATCGAATCTTTTGACCAATTTATAAAACCATTAATCGTATTTTTGAAATAA
- a CDS encoding sulfurtransferase, with translation MSNILSSIINAEDLVKLNLSEIVLIDSRAGINAEENYNSLHLKGARYVDLNKDLAAAGDPAEGGRHPLPSLDKFSEVLSRLGISPSSNVIVYDDKNGSNAASRFWWMLRAIGHEKVQVLNGGLQEALKAGFPTISETENFEKTAKYPVSDWKLGLADIEEVEKARNNPQNIVIDVRDKNRFDGLTEPLDLIAGHIPGAVNVPFSENLDENGLFKSAETLAEIYSEILKDKPSQNIIVHCGSGVTACHTLLAMDYAGIEIPKLYVGSWSEWSRNNREMAVKN, from the coding sequence ATGTCTAATATACTTTCTTCGATCATAAATGCAGAAGACTTAGTAAAACTAAATCTTTCTGAAATAGTATTAATCGATTCCAGAGCCGGAATAAATGCCGAAGAGAATTATAATTCCCTGCATTTAAAAGGTGCCCGTTATGTTGATTTAAATAAAGATTTAGCAGCTGCAGGCGATCCTGCAGAAGGCGGCAGACATCCTCTGCCCTCTTTAGATAAATTTTCAGAAGTACTTTCAAGGCTCGGTATTTCACCTTCGTCAAACGTTATTGTTTATGATGATAAAAACGGATCAAATGCTGCTTCCCGATTTTGGTGGATGCTGCGTGCAATTGGACACGAAAAAGTTCAGGTTTTAAACGGAGGTTTACAAGAAGCTTTAAAAGCGGGTTTTCCTACAATTTCTGAAACTGAAAATTTTGAAAAAACAGCCAAATATCCCGTTTCAGACTGGAAATTAGGCCTTGCAGATATAGAAGAAGTAGAAAAAGCGCGAAATAATCCGCAAAACATTGTAATCGATGTTCGGGATAAAAACCGCTTTGACGGACTTACAGAACCCCTGGATTTAATTGCCGGACATATTCCGGGAGCGGTGAATGTTCCTTTTAGTGAAAATCTGGACGAAAACGGACTCTTTAAATCTGCTGAAACATTAGCCGAAATATATTCTGAAATTCTAAAAGACAAACCATCCCAAAATATAATTGTACATTGCGGTTCCGGAGTTACGGCCTGCCACACATTACTCGCGATGGATTACGCAGGAATCGAAATTCCAAAACTATATGTGGGTTCATGGAGCGAATGGTCGAGAAACAACCGTGAAATGGCAGTAAAAAATTAA
- a CDS encoding Na+/H+ antiporter, translating into MENYSIIIFILAIVIGLSAFAEKAKLPYPILLVIVGVAIGFVPTIKEIQINPEIIFLIFLPPLLYDASFNISPRHFKNNFRTIGSLAIPLVFLTTFWIAVVSHYLIPGMSWPLSFVLGAILSATDAVAAISITKGLGIPEKTITILEGESLINDASALVAYRFAVAAALGSSFVIWKATLEFVLLLGGGFLVGFVMARILAFILNKVHKNINVTIRLMLLMPFVTYLFAEHLHVSGVIAVVVLGLMIARFSNKIFPENLKNSSKNLWDIIIFILNGLIFISIGLNFRYILKEIDDEMILPYIAYAFIITIVALLIRMVRVFLQKINLQKAFQNNAKGKIKVNEHALLDTKNSIILSWSGMRGIVSLAIALGLPTFLDDGTPFPQRNAIIFISVAVVLLTLIGQGLTLPWIVKKLNIQKEKH; encoded by the coding sequence ATGGAAAACTACAGCATCATCATATTCATCCTTGCCATCGTGATAGGATTATCAGCATTTGCAGAAAAAGCAAAACTCCCCTATCCAATTCTACTGGTAATTGTAGGTGTCGCAATTGGTTTTGTTCCGACAATAAAAGAAATCCAAATTAATCCGGAAATTATATTTCTAATATTTCTTCCGCCATTATTATATGATGCTTCATTTAATATTTCCCCACGACATTTTAAGAACAACTTTCGCACCATAGGTTCGCTGGCAATACCTTTGGTTTTTCTAACTACGTTTTGGATCGCAGTTGTATCACATTATTTAATTCCCGGAATGAGCTGGCCTTTATCATTTGTACTTGGAGCGATACTTTCTGCTACAGATGCCGTTGCCGCAATAAGCATTACAAAAGGTCTCGGAATACCCGAAAAAACAATTACAATCCTTGAAGGCGAAAGTCTAATAAATGATGCCTCAGCTCTTGTCGCCTATCGTTTTGCGGTCGCTGCTGCATTAGGATCTTCTTTTGTAATCTGGAAAGCAACACTTGAATTTGTGTTACTACTTGGCGGAGGTTTTTTGGTAGGTTTTGTAATGGCCAGAATCCTTGCTTTTATATTAAATAAAGTACACAAAAACATTAACGTTACAATCAGACTAATGCTTTTAATGCCTTTTGTAACCTATTTATTTGCAGAACATTTACATGTTTCAGGAGTAATTGCAGTGGTTGTTTTAGGATTAATGATTGCCAGATTTAGTAATAAAATTTTTCCCGAAAACTTAAAAAACAGTTCTAAAAATCTCTGGGATATTATCATATTCATATTAAATGGATTAATCTTTATTTCTATTGGCCTAAATTTCAGATATATTCTAAAAGAAATCGACGACGAGATGATTCTCCCTTATATTGCTTACGCATTCATCATAACTATTGTGGCGTTACTTATTAGAATGGTAAGGGTATTTCTTCAGAAAATAAACCTTCAAAAAGCTTTTCAAAACAATGCTAAAGGAAAAATTAAAGTCAACGAACATGCGCTTTTAGACACTAAAAACAGTATCATTTTAAGCTGGTCCGGAATGCGCGGAATCGTTTCGCTGGCCATTGCTTTGGGATTACCCACATTTCTGGACGACGGAACCCCTTTTCCCCAGCGAAATGCAATAATATTTATTTCTGTCGCAGTTGTGCTTTTAACTCTTATTGGGCAAGGATTGACACTTCCGTGGATTGTCAAAAAGCTTAATATTCAAAAAGAAAAGCACTAA
- the dnaK gene encoding molecular chaperone DnaK, producing the protein MGKIIGIDLGTTNSCVSVMEGNEAVVIPNAEGKRTTPSIIAFVEGGEIKVGDPAKRQAVTNPTKTIASIKRFMGHTFAETQEEAKRVPYSVVKGDNNTPRVDIDGRLYTAQELSAMTLQKMKKTAEDYLGQTVTEAVITVPAYFNDAQRQATKEAGEIAGLKVMRIINEPTAAALAYGLDKKGNDQKIAVYDLGGGTFDISVLELGDGVFEVLSTNGDTHLGGDDFDQVIIDWLADEFKSEEGIDLRLDPMSLQRLKEAAEKAKIELSSSAETEINLPYVTATASGPKHLVKKLSRAKFEQLSDALVKRSMEPVAKALKDAGLSTSDIDEVILVGGSTRMPRIADEVEKFFGKKASKGVNPDEVVAIGAAIQGGVLSGDVKDVLLLDVTPLSLGIETMGGVLTKLIESNTTIPTKKSQVFSTAADSQPSVEIHVLQGERAMAADNKTIGRFHLDGIPPAPRGVPQIEVTFDIDANGIIKVSATDKGTGKSHDIRIEASSGLTAEEIEKMKKDAEANADADRIAKERAEKLNEADSTIFQTESQLKELGDKLTDDQKTAIEYALTELRMAHQSQDLDAIQKGLDNVNAAWKTATEAMYAQGGEGQQAAPQQEQSSGDNVEDVEFEEVK; encoded by the coding sequence ATGGGTAAAATAATCGGAATTGACTTAGGTACGACGAACTCTTGTGTTTCTGTAATGGAAGGTAACGAAGCAGTTGTTATCCCTAATGCAGAAGGAAAAAGAACTACTCCTTCTATTATCGCTTTTGTTGAAGGTGGAGAAATTAAAGTAGGTGATCCTGCAAAAAGACAAGCAGTAACGAATCCTACAAAAACGATTGCTTCTATTAAACGTTTTATGGGACACACTTTTGCTGAAACTCAAGAAGAGGCAAAAAGAGTTCCTTACAGTGTTGTAAAAGGTGACAACAATACACCGCGTGTGGATATTGACGGTCGTTTATACACTGCTCAGGAGTTGTCTGCAATGACACTTCAAAAAATGAAAAAAACTGCTGAAGACTATTTAGGTCAAACAGTAACTGAGGCAGTTATTACAGTTCCTGCTTACTTTAACGATGCGCAGCGTCAGGCTACAAAAGAAGCTGGTGAAATCGCTGGTCTTAAAGTTATGCGTATCATCAACGAGCCAACTGCTGCTGCACTTGCTTACGGATTAGATAAAAAAGGAAATGATCAAAAAATTGCTGTTTACGATTTAGGTGGAGGTACTTTTGATATCTCTGTTCTTGAATTAGGAGACGGTGTATTTGAAGTATTGTCTACAAATGGTGATACTCACTTAGGTGGTGATGATTTTGACCAGGTTATTATTGACTGGTTAGCTGACGAATTCAAATCTGAAGAAGGAATTGATTTACGTTTAGACCCAATGTCATTACAGCGTTTGAAAGAAGCTGCTGAGAAAGCTAAGATTGAATTATCATCTTCTGCTGAAACAGAGATCAACTTACCATACGTAACGGCTACTGCTTCTGGACCAAAACACTTAGTGAAAAAATTATCCAGAGCTAAATTTGAGCAATTATCTGATGCATTAGTAAAACGTTCTATGGAGCCAGTTGCTAAAGCATTAAAAGATGCAGGTTTATCTACATCTGATATCGACGAAGTAATCCTTGTAGGAGGTTCTACTCGTATGCCAAGAATCGCTGACGAAGTTGAAAAATTCTTCGGTAAAAAAGCTTCTAAAGGTGTTAACCCTGATGAGGTTGTGGCTATTGGAGCTGCTATTCAAGGTGGAGTTTTATCTGGAGATGTAAAAGATGTATTGTTACTTGACGTAACACCTCTTTCTTTAGGTATCGAAACTATGGGTGGTGTATTGACTAAATTAATCGAGTCTAACACAACTATCCCAACTAAAAAATCTCAAGTATTCTCTACTGCTGCAGATTCTCAACCATCTGTTGAAATCCACGTATTACAAGGAGAAAGAGCAATGGCTGCAGATAACAAAACTATTGGTCGTTTCCACTTAGATGGTATCCCGCCAGCACCAAGAGGAGTTCCTCAAATCGAAGTAACTTTCGATATCGATGCTAATGGTATCATCAAAGTTTCTGCAACTGATAAAGGAACAGGAAAATCTCACGATATCCGTATCGAAGCTTCTTCTGGATTAACAGCTGAAGAAATCGAAAAAATGAAAAAAGATGCTGAAGCTAATGCTGATGCTGACAGAATCGCAAAAGAAAGAGCTGAGAAATTGAACGAAGCTGATAGTACTATCTTCCAAACTGAATCTCAATTGAAAGAGTTAGGAGATAAATTGACAGACGATCAAAAAACAGCTATCGAATACGCTTTAACTGAATTGAGAATGGCTCACCAATCTCAAGATCTTGACGCAATCCAAAAAGGATTAGACAATGTAAATGCAGCTTGGAAAACAGCTACAGAAGCAATGTACGCTCAAGGTGGTGAAGGCCAGCAAGCTGCTCCACAACAAGAGCAGTCTTCTGGAGACAATGTTGAAGACGTTGAATTCGAAGAGGTAAAATAA
- a CDS encoding SRPBCC family protein, producing the protein MTSAILSTTPDSEIVTTRVLNFPQKLVYKAWSDPEHLKNWWGPKGFTNTFHEFDFREGGKWTFTMHGPEAGNYENDVEFIKIDKPNLIAWKRHSKPLFQILTTFEKIAENQTKVVFKMLFETVEECQKLKPYVVDKNEENFDKLEVELSKMTL; encoded by the coding sequence ATGACTTCAGCAATTTTATCTACAACTCCAGATTCAGAAATTGTTACGACACGAGTTCTGAATTTCCCTCAGAAACTTGTTTACAAAGCATGGAGCGATCCTGAACATTTAAAAAACTGGTGGGGTCCAAAAGGTTTTACAAATACTTTTCATGAGTTTGATTTTCGCGAAGGCGGAAAATGGACCTTCACAATGCATGGCCCGGAAGCAGGAAACTATGAAAATGATGTCGAATTTATAAAAATTGACAAACCAAATCTTATTGCATGGAAACGTCATTCGAAACCTCTTTTCCAGATTTTAACCACCTTTGAAAAAATTGCAGAAAACCAAACAAAAGTTGTTTTTAAAATGCTTTTTGAAACTGTAGAAGAATGTCAAAAACTGAAACCGTATGTTGTTGACAAAAATGAGGAAAATTTTGATAAGCTGGAAGTTGAGTTATCCAAAATGACGTTGTAA
- a CDS encoding acyl-CoA thioesterase, protein MASFTKEISFRWSDLDPNFHVRHSAYYDFGAQHRIEILEELGLTLKVMQTEGFGPVLFREECVFRKELKLSDKIFIHTKTSKMKADASRWSIIHEFRREDDTLCATITVDGAWMDTKLRKLASPTPEIAIQALSIFPKSDDFVGL, encoded by the coding sequence ATGGCATCATTTACAAAAGAAATATCTTTTCGCTGGTCAGATCTTGATCCAAATTTTCACGTTCGTCACAGTGCTTATTACGATTTTGGCGCACAGCATCGTATCGAAATCCTTGAAGAATTGGGTTTAACCTTAAAAGTTATGCAGACAGAAGGTTTCGGTCCAGTTTTATTCAGAGAAGAATGTGTTTTCAGAAAAGAATTGAAACTTTCAGATAAAATATTCATTCACACCAAAACTTCAAAAATGAAAGCCGATGCTTCGCGCTGGTCAATCATACATGAATTTAGAAGAGAAGACGACACACTTTGCGCAACCATTACTGTTGATGGCGCCTGGATGGACACTAAACTTCGCAAATTAGCTTCGCCTACACCAGAAATCGCTATTCAGGCTTTAAGTATTTTCCCAAAAAGTGATGACTTTGTCGGGCTTTAA